The following proteins are co-located in the Castanea sativa cultivar Marrone di Chiusa Pesio chromosome 8, ASM4071231v1 genome:
- the LOC142605824 gene encoding uncharacterized protein LOC142605824, translating into MAIGIGISQLEIFGDSKLIINQILEQYDVKKEDLVPYCKYAKKLLANFEAITLEHIPRKENRQADALANLATTLALSQEETAKVVVSQRWVMPFMVEEEKEEKQANVISVCLVEKEDWRQTIIKYLQHGRLPDDVRHKTEVR; encoded by the coding sequence ATGGCCATTGGAATCGGCATATCGCAACTCGAGATCTTTggggattccaaattaattatcaaccaaatctTGGAGCAGTATGATGTCAAGAAAGAGGACCTTGTCCCTTATTGCAAATATGCGAAGAAGTTGCTCGCAAATTTTGAGGCAATTACATTGGAGCATATACCGAGGAAGGAGAATAGACAGGCTGATGCTTTAGCTAATTTGGCTACCACCTTAGCATTATCCCAAGAAGAGACAGCCAAAGTTGTTGTTTCCCAAAGGTGGGTGATGCCTTTCatggttgaagaagaaaaagaagaaaagcaagccAACGTCATTTCTGTATGCCTTGTCGAAAAGGAAGATTGGCGACAAACAATCATTAAGTACCTTCAACATGGAAGACTCCCAGATGATGTACGCCACAAGACCGAAGTTCGGTGA
- the LOC142607173 gene encoding protein FAR-RED IMPAIRED RESPONSE 1-like isoform X1: protein MMDSECHTNVRDGYLDNSSDVELRLSNDVATVGSSHLAQTCEMSQNSSRAESTAVERDEPYMGQEFESEAAAHAFYNAYGMRMGFIPRVSNLSRSRLDKSIIGRTWVCNKEGYRVPDKHDMKTVRTRSPTRVGCKAMLSIKKLSTGKWFVTKFVKEHTHVLVPGKGRKSSMYNQFPNEHTRIQVQELTKQLLVERKRSASYRGIIDILFKHIEDHTHYLSEKVQNIADCVNEIASEGKSVKNSNAMGNKM from the exons ATGA TGGATTCTGAATGCCATACAAATGTTCGTGATGGGTATTTAGATAATTCATCTGATGTGGAGCTTCGATTAAGTAATGACGTTGCAACAGTTGGAAGTTCTCATCTTGCACAAACCTGTGAAATGTCTCAAAATTCTTCTAGAGCAGAGTCAACTGCAGTTGAACGAGACGAACCATATATGGGCCAAGAATTCGAATCAGAAGCTGCTGCACATGCATTTTACAATGCATATGGAATGCGTATGGGTTTCATACCACGTGTAAGCAATCTATCTCGCTCAAGGCTTGACAAATCTATTATTGGTCGAACATGGGTATGTAACAAAGAGGGCTATCGAGTGCCTGATAAGCATGATATGAAGACTGTGAGGACACGGTCTCCCACTAGGGTTGGTTGCAAGGCAATGCTTTCAATAAAGAAACTGAGCACTGGAAAGTGGTTTGTTACAAAATTTGTCAAGGAGCACACTCATGTGTTGGTTCCTGGAAAGGGTCGAAAATCATCAATGTATAATCAGTTCCCG AATGAGCACACGAGAATTCAAGTTCAAGAGCTAACTAAACAGCTTCTGGTTGAGAGAAAGCGGTCTGCATCATATAGAGGAATCATTGACATTCTATTTAAGCACATTGAGGACCACACACATTACTTGTCTGAAAAGGTTCAGAACATAGCAGACTGTGTAAATGAGATTGCATCTGAAGGAAAGAGCGTCAAAAACTCGAATGCTATGGgcaataaaatgtaa
- the LOC142607173 gene encoding protein FAR-RED IMPAIRED RESPONSE 1-like isoform X2, with product MDSECHTNVRDGYLDNSSDVELRLSNDVATVGSSHLAQTCEMSQNSSRAESTAVERDEPYMGQEFESEAAAHAFYNAYGMRMGFIPRVSNLSRSRLDKSIIGRTWVCNKEGYRVPDKHDMKTVRTRSPTRVGCKAMLSIKKLSTGKWFVTKFVKEHTHVLVPGKGRKSSMYNQFPNEHTRIQVQELTKQLLVERKRSASYRGIIDILFKHIEDHTHYLSEKVQNIADCVNEIASEGKSVKNSNAMGNKM from the exons a TGGATTCTGAATGCCATACAAATGTTCGTGATGGGTATTTAGATAATTCATCTGATGTGGAGCTTCGATTAAGTAATGACGTTGCAACAGTTGGAAGTTCTCATCTTGCACAAACCTGTGAAATGTCTCAAAATTCTTCTAGAGCAGAGTCAACTGCAGTTGAACGAGACGAACCATATATGGGCCAAGAATTCGAATCAGAAGCTGCTGCACATGCATTTTACAATGCATATGGAATGCGTATGGGTTTCATACCACGTGTAAGCAATCTATCTCGCTCAAGGCTTGACAAATCTATTATTGGTCGAACATGGGTATGTAACAAAGAGGGCTATCGAGTGCCTGATAAGCATGATATGAAGACTGTGAGGACACGGTCTCCCACTAGGGTTGGTTGCAAGGCAATGCTTTCAATAAAGAAACTGAGCACTGGAAAGTGGTTTGTTACAAAATTTGTCAAGGAGCACACTCATGTGTTGGTTCCTGGAAAGGGTCGAAAATCATCAATGTATAATCAGTTCCCG AATGAGCACACGAGAATTCAAGTTCAAGAGCTAACTAAACAGCTTCTGGTTGAGAGAAAGCGGTCTGCATCATATAGAGGAATCATTGACATTCTATTTAAGCACATTGAGGACCACACACATTACTTGTCTGAAAAGGTTCAGAACATAGCAGACTGTGTAAATGAGATTGCATCTGAAGGAAAGAGCGTCAAAAACTCGAATGCTATGGgcaataaaatgtaa